One window from the genome of Desulforamulus ruminis DSM 2154 encodes:
- a CDS encoding N-acetylmuramoyl-L-alanine amidase family protein has translation MALKGFHQNKKSKALYIGLLLLLVVPLFLAFRIKDLSPSSGHASVGPQKKPLQGPVVIVDPGHGGTDPGACREGVMEKDINLAIAKEMKKLTPDQGFQVRLTREKDMDFTSQGVYSKRAERYDLNQRIAAAHRWGGSIFISIHVNSGVGRNKGPEIYYSPQNKASLRLAEAIQQQLNEVAATPAKEPKAEEFYLFDHLNIPAVIVETGWLCNAEDRNKLQDPAYQHQLALAISQGIKEFVEEGN, from the coding sequence ATGGCTTTAAAGGGATTTCATCAAAATAAAAAATCCAAAGCCCTTTACATCGGGCTACTGCTGTTGCTGGTAGTGCCGTTATTTCTAGCCTTTAGAATCAAAGACTTGTCTCCCAGCAGCGGTCATGCTTCGGTTGGACCTCAGAAGAAGCCTCTCCAGGGGCCGGTGGTGATCGTTGATCCCGGCCACGGCGGGACCGATCCCGGGGCCTGCCGGGAGGGGGTTATGGAAAAGGATATTAACCTGGCCATTGCTAAAGAAATGAAAAAACTTACGCCTGACCAGGGATTTCAAGTGCGCCTTACTAGGGAAAAGGATATGGATTTTACCTCACAGGGTGTTTACAGCAAAAGGGCGGAACGATATGACCTTAATCAGAGAATTGCAGCCGCCCACCGGTGGGGAGGAAGTATTTTTATCAGCATCCATGTAAATTCCGGAGTCGGCCGGAACAAGGGACCGGAAATCTATTATTCGCCGCAAAATAAGGCTAGTTTAAGGCTGGCCGAGGCCATACAGCAGCAGTTAAACGAAGTCGCCGCAACCCCGGCCAAGGAGCCGAAGGCCGAAGAATTTTACCTATTTGATCATCTTAATATACCGGCAGTCATCGTTGAAACCGGGTGGTTGTGTAATGCGGAGGACCGCAATAAGCTTCAGGATCCGGCCTACCAGCATCAATTAGCCCTGGCCATCAGTCAAGGGATCAAAGAATTTGTTGAAGAGGGAAATTAG
- a CDS encoding SDR family oxidoreductase — protein MKNLFDLKGKVALVTGASSGLGVQFAKALANQGADVAIAARRVDRLEQVKKEIEAMGVRCIAVFCDVTVSEQITAMVNTVKEEFGRIDILVNNAGVGKGIPAATQSDEEWLSTTRINLDGVYFVAREVGKVMIEQNYGKIINLGSIHSMVAMAGSPISAYCASKGAVLMLTKALANEWAKYNITVNAIGPAYFPSEMTVDAIAAEGFDLAVKAYCPMGRTGRDGELDGAIVYFASDASSYTTGQYLAIDGGWTAI, from the coding sequence ATGAAAAATTTATTTGATTTAAAGGGTAAGGTTGCATTGGTCACCGGCGCATCATCAGGATTGGGCGTTCAGTTTGCAAAGGCGCTTGCCAATCAGGGTGCGGACGTTGCCATCGCCGCACGTCGTGTCGATAGACTCGAGCAGGTTAAGAAGGAAATCGAAGCGATGGGTGTTCGTTGCATTGCCGTTTTCTGCGATGTGACGGTGTCGGAACAGATTACCGCCATGGTTAACACCGTTAAGGAGGAGTTTGGCAGAATCGACATCCTCGTCAATAACGCGGGCGTAGGCAAGGGGATTCCGGCTGCCACACAGAGCGACGAGGAGTGGCTTTCCACCACACGCATCAACCTCGACGGGGTGTACTTTGTTGCCCGCGAGGTCGGCAAGGTGATGATTGAGCAAAACTACGGCAAAATTATCAACCTCGGCTCCATCCACTCGATGGTCGCTATGGCCGGCTCCCCTATCTCGGCATACTGTGCATCTAAGGGAGCGGTACTCATGCTGACCAAGGCACTGGCGAATGAGTGGGCAAAATACAACATCACCGTCAACGCCATCGGACCGGCTTATTTTCCCAGCGAGATGACCGTGGACGCCATCGCAGCAGAGGGTTTCGATCTTGCCGTCAAGGCATACTGCCCTATGGGCAGAACGGGCAGAGATGGCGAACTGGACGGCGCTATCGTCTACTTCGCGTCGGATGCTTCGAGCTACACCACTGGTCAGTACCTCGCCATCGACGGCGGTTGGACTGCCATCTAA
- a CDS encoding sulfurtransferase TusA family protein, whose translation MAEITINARGLQCPGPIVQLFKAYKEADSGDTLIIEVTDPGFKKDVHVWAQKTHCQILSLEEQDGVIRAVMQKE comes from the coding sequence ATGGCTGAGATTACGATTAACGCCCGGGGCCTTCAGTGTCCGGGACCCATTGTGCAGTTGTTTAAAGCCTACAAAGAAGCGGACAGCGGAGACACCCTAATTATTGAGGTAACGGATCCGGGTTTTAAGAAAGATGTCCACGTCTGGGCCCAAAAGACCCATTGCCAGATCCTTTCCCTGGAAGAACAGGACGGCGTTATCCGAGCAGTGATGCAAAAAGAGTAA
- a CDS encoding amino acid ABC transporter substrate-binding protein, with product MRRYVILSFMVMMALSLFTGCGNNNDSSGNSAPEKATFTVGFDKEFPPMGFVAEDGSYTGFDLDLAKEVATRLGLELKLQPIDWNAKNMELDSGNIDCVWNGFTINGREREYEWTKPYMNNNQIVVVLADSNVTKLSDLAGKIVGVQDDSSALTAIDGNAEFKNSLKSLVKTPTNLNALMELESGAVDAVVMDEIVARYTIEKKGANYKVLDESIGAEEFGVGFKLGNKELRDKVEAALIEMAKDGKLAEISDSWFGKDITTIGK from the coding sequence ATGAGAAGGTATGTTATTCTTAGTTTTATGGTGATGATGGCATTATCATTGTTTACTGGATGCGGGAACAATAATGATTCATCGGGCAATTCCGCTCCAGAAAAAGCCACTTTTACAGTGGGGTTTGATAAAGAATTTCCCCCCATGGGCTTTGTGGCTGAAGACGGTTCTTATACAGGCTTTGACCTTGATCTGGCCAAAGAAGTGGCCACCCGCTTGGGTCTTGAATTAAAACTTCAACCAATTGACTGGAATGCAAAAAATATGGAACTGGATTCCGGAAATATTGACTGCGTCTGGAATGGGTTTACAATCAACGGACGCGAAAGGGAATATGAGTGGACAAAACCCTATATGAATAATAACCAGATTGTTGTGGTACTTGCCGATTCCAATGTGACCAAATTATCCGACCTGGCAGGAAAGATTGTAGGGGTCCAGGACGATTCCAGCGCCTTGACAGCCATTGATGGCAATGCGGAATTTAAGAATTCCTTAAAATCTCTGGTGAAAACACCAACGAATTTAAATGCTTTGATGGAACTGGAGTCAGGAGCGGTGGATGCGGTGGTGATGGATGAAATTGTTGCCCGGTATACCATTGAGAAAAAGGGCGCCAATTACAAAGTACTAGATGAATCCATCGGCGCTGAGGAGTTTGGCGTAGGCTTTAAGTTAGGCAATAAGGAATTACGTGATAAAGTAGAGGCTGCATTGATTGAAATGGCCAAAGACGGCAAGCTTGCAGAAATCTCAGATTCATGGTTTGGTAAAGATATTACAACAATTGGCAAATAA
- a CDS encoding nitrogenase component 1, which translates to MAIQEAVIFNSQGEQKCLANLIGEFHNQAEIKEIKDLLLALGIKAEYLPGDNIKSGVLQKVHLNLYHSPISELFTKERLQVRFGHPYLTVSFFGPSETAGSLRDIGSALGLPSLQVEQVIRQGLHCVTEGINHYGSELFGKRVLVLLEDHKKDLISRILDDLGMKIIPIHQIKNRYLNPDTLRMFIHESRVQLVIGADQYWRRNGMGFPYLELPDSRRSFLGFNGFNNLAKSMVLALHGESPSFHE; encoded by the coding sequence ATGGCAATTCAGGAGGCGGTTATCTTCAATTCTCAAGGAGAACAAAAATGCTTGGCCAATTTAATTGGGGAGTTTCATAACCAGGCAGAGATAAAAGAGATAAAGGATTTATTATTGGCCTTGGGTATTAAGGCAGAGTATCTGCCGGGTGATAACATAAAGTCGGGGGTATTGCAAAAGGTCCATTTAAATCTTTATCATTCCCCGATCAGTGAGTTGTTCACCAAAGAAAGGCTGCAGGTTCGTTTTGGCCACCCTTATTTAACCGTTTCCTTTTTCGGTCCTTCAGAAACAGCGGGATCATTGAGGGATATTGGATCTGCCCTGGGTTTGCCTTCGCTCCAGGTGGAGCAGGTCATCCGGCAGGGTCTGCATTGTGTAACCGAAGGAATCAATCACTATGGTTCCGAACTTTTTGGCAAAAGAGTACTGGTTTTGTTGGAGGATCATAAAAAGGATTTGATTAGCCGGATCCTGGATGATCTGGGCATGAAAATAATTCCTATTCATCAGATTAAAAATCGTTATTTAAATCCGGATACTTTAAGGATGTTTATCCATGAAAGCCGGGTACAACTGGTAATTGGTGCGGATCAATACTGGCGTAGAAACGGGATGGGCTTTCCTTATCTGGAGTTGCCGGATTCCCGTCGGTCCTTTTTGGGGTTCAATGGTTTTAACAATCTTGCCAAGTCTATGGTGCTGGCTTTACACGGGGAATCTCCGTCATTCCATGAATAA
- a CDS encoding DUF378 domain-containing protein encodes MEMLTRVAMVLVIIGALNWLLVGLFSYDLVAALLGGSSMRESSLLSRIIYSLVGLSGIVLIPTLFRDKAPAEEKH; translated from the coding sequence GTGGAAATGCTGACAAGAGTCGCCATGGTACTGGTGATTATTGGGGCGCTGAACTGGTTGTTGGTTGGTTTATTCAGCTACGACCTGGTTGCAGCCCTCCTGGGCGGCAGCTCGATGCGGGAATCCTCTCTTTTGAGCAGGATTATCTACAGTCTGGTAGGTTTGTCCGGCATTGTACTGATCCCAACCTTGTTCCGTGACAAAGCTCCTGCAGAAGAAAAACACTAA
- a CDS encoding DsrE/DsrF/DrsH-like family protein, with translation MKKTIIVFSGDLDKAMASFIIANGAAAMGDEVTLFFTFWGLNILRKPEYMPGKKSFMEKMFGWMMPKGPEKLGISKMNFGGLGAILMKSIMKQKKVESLQNLMATATTLGVKLIACTMSMEVMGFRPEELIDGLEFAGVATYLGEADSANVNLFI, from the coding sequence TTGAAAAAAACCATTATCGTCTTTAGCGGCGACCTGGACAAAGCCATGGCCTCTTTCATTATTGCCAACGGCGCGGCAGCCATGGGCGACGAGGTCACTTTGTTCTTTACCTTTTGGGGATTGAACATTTTGCGCAAACCGGAGTATATGCCGGGTAAAAAGTCTTTCATGGAAAAAATGTTTGGTTGGATGATGCCCAAGGGACCGGAAAAACTGGGGATTTCCAAAATGAACTTTGGTGGCTTGGGGGCCATCCTGATGAAAAGCATTATGAAACAAAAAAAGGTTGAAAGCCTGCAAAATTTAATGGCCACAGCCACCACCCTGGGAGTAAAATTGATTGCCTGCACCATGTCCATGGAGGTCATGGGCTTTCGGCCCGAGGAGTTAATCGACGGCTTGGAGTTTGCAGGAGTGGCCACTTATCTGGGCGAAGCGGATAGCGCCAATGTAAACCTATTTATTTAA
- a CDS encoding DUF3006 domain-containing protein — translation MRAIVDRFEEEWAVLEVEGSLMWNVPRDFLPEEVKEGSVVQFFFSFDPDATAEAEEEIETLINDVFK, via the coding sequence ATGAGGGCCATTGTGGATCGTTTTGAAGAAGAATGGGCTGTTTTGGAAGTGGAAGGATCTTTAATGTGGAATGTTCCAAGAGATTTTTTGCCCGAAGAGGTAAAAGAGGGGTCCGTGGTACAGTTCTTTTTCAGCTTTGATCCCGATGCAACGGCAGAGGCGGAAGAAGAAATTGAAACTCTGATTAACGACGTCTTTAAGTAA
- a CDS encoding ComEC/Rec2 family competence protein, which yields MKKFIFALCTLIILITAGCGERAEVTTRSEIKGKDDGSLQLHFIDVGQADAILVTTGEANMLIDAGNNNDGELVVKYLQDQGIGKLDVVMGTHPHEDHVGGLDVAIKRFDVGEVYLPRVTHTTKTYRDVLAALKEKQIKAVAAGGGQSFQLGQAKVELLAPNSSKYKELNNYSIVCKITFGDTRFLLAGDAEELSEQEILQKGYDLKADLLKVAHHGSRSSTSDAFLKAVSPKTAIISVAKENDYGHPHRETLERLRQSGIKVYQTAESRTIKVVSDGKNIDIKESRPAPKLPADQEIQGEKIYVDNTGKGLIKGNINNNGDKIYHLPGQVNYEQTKAEQWFKTEREAKEAGFRRAKR from the coding sequence TTGAAAAAATTCATCTTTGCTTTATGCACACTGATCATCTTAATTACAGCAGGGTGTGGTGAAAGGGCGGAAGTAACAACCCGGTCTGAAATAAAGGGAAAGGATGACGGATCTCTACAGCTTCATTTTATCGATGTGGGACAAGCGGATGCCATACTGGTTACCACAGGAGAAGCCAATATGTTAATTGACGCAGGAAATAATAATGATGGGGAACTGGTGGTCAAATACCTGCAGGATCAAGGCATTGGCAAACTGGATGTGGTGATGGGCACGCACCCCCATGAAGATCATGTGGGAGGCTTGGATGTTGCCATTAAGCGCTTTGATGTGGGTGAGGTCTATTTGCCCCGGGTAACCCATACTACCAAAACCTACAGGGATGTTCTTGCCGCCCTGAAGGAAAAGCAAATCAAAGCGGTTGCAGCCGGCGGAGGTCAGAGCTTCCAATTGGGTCAGGCCAAGGTTGAACTGCTGGCCCCCAATAGTTCAAAATATAAAGAGCTCAATAATTACAGCATTGTTTGTAAAATAACCTTTGGAGATACCCGGTTTCTCTTAGCCGGAGATGCGGAAGAATTATCCGAACAGGAAATACTTCAAAAAGGCTATGACCTGAAGGCCGATTTACTGAAAGTTGCTCATCACGGCAGCCGTTCGTCCACCAGCGATGCCTTTTTAAAAGCGGTTTCTCCGAAAACAGCCATTATTTCCGTGGCCAAGGAAAACGATTACGGGCATCCTCACCGGGAAACACTGGAAAGACTCCGGCAGAGTGGGATTAAGGTTTATCAAACGGCAGAGTCAAGAACCATTAAAGTGGTTTCCGATGGAAAAAATATTGATATAAAAGAGAGCCGGCCCGCTCCTAAACTCCCTGCCGATCAGGAGATTCAGGGTGAAAAAATATATGTAGATAACACAGGGAAAGGTTTAATTAAAGGCAATATTAACAATAATGGAGATAAAATCTATCATTTACCCGGCCAGGTAAACTATGAACAGACCAAAGCCGAGCAATGGTTTAAAACCGAGCGGGAGGCCAAAGAGGCTGGTTTTAGGAGGGCGAAAAGATGA
- a CDS encoding FUSC family protein — protein MNKIPGLQLIGARILKTGIAVSLAIYLCTLLNLEPKVFSAVSAVINVQPSIYRSFRNAVEQILTHLVSVIIAVISGYALGTNPIVMGLTSILIIAANVKLKLVHGIAMGVVAGIFVLDAPQHDFLSHALTRSYVIFVGLASALLVNSLLPQPRYNRLVLKNLVDLNDQAAKFFEELVRGFITLDLISQEQFEQKRSKIKEHLRLTRSQFDLFKDQNKYLKGNSSEDQEIWERYLDFSVRLFYKSVEIYSATQQRLQWRTERGDPPITSEFQEVLAMLERGIGSFAQLNHQLRQYILHGEPMPRVSPNEQFWEELSYFIDRWHTRMTGANFLHAFMYVSVVANDIKWGNRTIKEFSLTAEPEYEKGTQLKNNG, from the coding sequence ATGAATAAAATACCCGGCCTGCAGTTGATCGGAGCCAGGATTTTAAAAACCGGTATTGCCGTGTCCCTGGCCATCTATCTTTGTACATTGTTGAATCTTGAACCCAAAGTTTTTTCCGCCGTTAGTGCCGTAATAAACGTTCAGCCCTCCATTTACCGTTCTTTTAGAAACGCCGTGGAACAAATATTAACCCACTTGGTTTCTGTAATCATTGCCGTCATCAGCGGCTACGCCTTAGGAACAAACCCCATAGTCATGGGGTTAACCTCCATTTTAATTATTGCCGCCAATGTAAAGTTAAAACTGGTGCATGGCATTGCCATGGGTGTGGTTGCCGGCATTTTTGTGCTGGATGCGCCCCAACATGATTTCTTAAGCCACGCCCTCACCCGGTCCTATGTCATTTTTGTAGGTTTGGCCTCGGCCCTGCTGGTGAACAGCCTTTTACCCCAGCCGCGGTACAACCGGTTGGTCTTAAAAAATCTAGTTGATTTAAATGACCAAGCCGCCAAGTTTTTTGAAGAATTGGTCAGGGGTTTTATTACCCTGGATCTCATCAGTCAAGAACAATTTGAGCAAAAGAGAAGCAAAATTAAGGAACATTTAAGGTTAACCCGAAGTCAGTTTGATCTTTTTAAGGATCAAAATAAGTATCTTAAAGGGAATTCCTCTGAGGATCAGGAAATCTGGGAAAGATACCTGGATTTTAGTGTCCGCTTATTTTATAAAAGTGTGGAGATATACAGCGCCACCCAGCAGCGGCTGCAGTGGCGGACCGAGAGAGGAGACCCTCCCATAACCAGCGAATTCCAAGAGGTTTTGGCCATGCTGGAAAGGGGGATCGGGTCTTTTGCCCAGTTGAATCATCAGCTCCGCCAGTATATTTTACACGGAGAGCCAATGCCCCGGGTTTCACCCAACGAGCAATTCTGGGAGGAATTAAGTTACTTTATTGACCGCTGGCATACAAGAATGACCGGAGCCAACTTCCTGCATGCGTTTATGTATGTTTCGGTGGTGGCGAACGATATCAAATGGGGCAACAGAACCATTAAAGAATTTTCTCTGACTGCAGAACCTGAATATGAAAAAGGAACACAACTAAAAAATAATGGTTAG
- a CDS encoding FAD-dependent oxidoreductase, with protein sequence MSHPALLVIGGVAAGTKAAVKAKRENPHWQVTILTRDQHISYAGCGLPYYLSGVIDEERELLVRSPEDFKSNYDIDILIRHEVADILPDQKRVLAEDLATGERKEYPYDKLIIATGAYPVLPPIPNIQLANIYTLRKVTDGSFIRQLIDRGNVKQAVVIGGGLIGLEVAENLAHRGIKTVIVELADHVLAPFDPEMALKIQSHLIEQGVELRLGSKVTGFLDQGQGKVAAVETSAGNIPADLVVVSTGIRPNVELAARAGVALGSTGAIQVNAHMQTNLPDIYAVGDCAEVTHLVSNQAAWMPMGSIANKAGRVAGANAVGENRASLPGALGTAIVKVFKMAAGKTGLTEKEARSQGYNIETVLVPSLDKAHYYPGSRQLLVKLVAEKSSHRLLGGQVVGEGAIDKTVDILATAISLKARVEDLSAMDLAYAPPFSSAMGPTILAANVMLNKLTGKFRGVSPFALADRLAAGASIIDVRSPEEYILYSIPGSTSIPGERLTERLKDRPRSEEIILICKVGLRAYVASLKLKNMGFTNVSILDGGIVGYPFELQ encoded by the coding sequence ATGAGTCATCCTGCTTTATTGGTTATTGGTGGCGTGGCCGCGGGAACCAAGGCGGCCGTGAAGGCCAAGAGGGAAAATCCCCACTGGCAGGTTACCATCCTGACCCGGGATCAGCATATTTCTTACGCCGGCTGCGGATTGCCTTATTATCTAAGCGGCGTCATCGACGAGGAACGGGAACTGCTGGTCCGCTCCCCGGAAGATTTCAAATCGAACTATGATATTGATATCTTGATCCGCCATGAGGTGGCCGATATTTTACCCGACCAAAAGCGGGTGCTGGCTGAGGATTTGGCTACCGGGGAACGCAAGGAATACCCTTACGATAAATTAATTATTGCCACCGGCGCCTACCCGGTACTTCCCCCCATTCCCAACATTCAATTAGCCAATATTTATACGCTGCGTAAGGTCACCGACGGCAGCTTTATCCGCCAATTGATTGACCGGGGAAACGTTAAGCAGGCAGTGGTTATCGGCGGCGGGCTCATCGGCCTGGAGGTGGCTGAAAACCTTGCCCACCGGGGCATTAAAACGGTGATCGTTGAACTGGCGGATCATGTTTTAGCCCCCTTTGACCCGGAGATGGCCTTAAAAATCCAGTCTCACTTAATTGAGCAGGGTGTGGAACTGAGACTTGGCAGCAAGGTGACCGGTTTCCTTGATCAAGGACAGGGTAAAGTCGCCGCGGTAGAAACCAGTGCAGGAAATATTCCGGCGGATCTGGTGGTGGTATCCACCGGTATTCGTCCCAATGTTGAGCTGGCCGCCCGGGCAGGCGTTGCTCTGGGCTCCACGGGCGCCATCCAGGTCAATGCTCATATGCAGACCAATCTTCCGGACATTTATGCGGTGGGGGATTGTGCGGAAGTCACTCATCTGGTCTCCAACCAAGCCGCCTGGATGCCCATGGGTTCCATTGCCAATAAGGCCGGCAGGGTCGCCGGCGCCAACGCCGTGGGCGAAAACCGGGCCTCTTTACCCGGCGCCCTGGGCACCGCCATTGTAAAAGTGTTTAAGATGGCCGCGGGCAAAACCGGTCTTACCGAAAAGGAGGCCCGTTCCCAGGGCTACAATATTGAAACCGTACTGGTTCCCTCCCTGGATAAAGCGCATTATTACCCGGGAAGCCGCCAACTCCTGGTTAAGCTGGTGGCGGAAAAGTCCTCCCATCGGTTGTTGGGAGGTCAGGTTGTGGGAGAGGGCGCCATTGATAAGACCGTGGATATCCTGGCCACGGCCATTAGCTTAAAGGCCCGGGTTGAGGACTTAAGCGCCATGGATTTAGCTTATGCGCCCCCCTTTTCTTCCGCCATGGGTCCCACCATCCTGGCGGCCAATGTTATGTTAAACAAGTTAACCGGTAAATTTCGGGGGGTGTCGCCCTTTGCACTGGCGGACCGGCTGGCTGCCGGAGCCTCTATCATTGATGTGAGGTCGCCGGAGGAATATATTCTTTACAGCATTCCCGGTTCCACCTCTATTCCAGGCGAACGCTTAACGGAAAGGCTGAAGGACCGTCCCCGGAGTGAGGAAATTATTCTGATCTGCAAGGTCGGTTTGCGGGCTTATGTGGCCAGCCTGAAATTAAAAAACATGGGCTTTACCAACGTCTCTATACTGGATGGCGGTATTGTGGGCTACCCCTTTGAACTACAATAA
- a CDS encoding histidinol-phosphatase: MLTDYHIHIERGPYTVEWLRKFARQAQVVGITDWGVSEHAYRFIETRSIFMNDWVAARQTEKIEDYLSLILQAREQGIKVKFGIEMDYFPGKEKEIAEFIQKYPFDYVIGSVHWIDQWGIDLAEMRGEWDRREAQDVWVAYFDRIQSLAESKLFDIAAHLDLAKIFKYIPGDSKFLQQQYDRVAKALAENGTCIEISTAGLRKPVGEMYPHPELLKTCYSHGIPIVLSSDAHCPEDVGADYAKAVRLAREVGYSKVQVFSARKAEKYPLKNGR, translated from the coding sequence ATGCTGACAGACTATCATATACACATTGAACGAGGTCCCTACACAGTGGAATGGCTCCGCAAATTCGCCCGGCAGGCTCAGGTTGTGGGTATTACGGATTGGGGAGTATCCGAACACGCCTACCGGTTTATAGAAACCCGCAGTATTTTTATGAATGACTGGGTGGCAGCCCGCCAAACGGAGAAAATAGAGGATTACCTGTCCCTGATTCTCCAGGCCCGGGAGCAGGGAATAAAGGTTAAGTTCGGTATTGAGATGGATTATTTCCCAGGCAAAGAAAAGGAAATAGCCGAATTTATTCAGAAATATCCCTTTGATTATGTTATCGGTTCCGTTCATTGGATTGACCAATGGGGTATTGATTTGGCGGAGATGAGAGGGGAATGGGACCGGAGAGAAGCGCAGGATGTTTGGGTTGCCTATTTTGACCGGATTCAGAGCCTGGCTGAAAGTAAGCTCTTTGATATTGCCGCCCATCTTGATTTAGCCAAAATTTTTAAATACATTCCTGGGGATTCAAAATTCTTGCAGCAGCAGTATGACCGAGTGGCTAAAGCCCTGGCGGAAAACGGCACCTGTATTGAAATCAGTACCGCCGGTCTAAGGAAGCCCGTGGGAGAGATGTACCCGCACCCGGAACTTTTAAAAACCTGTTATAGTCATGGAATTCCCATTGTATTAAGTTCGGACGCCCATTGTCCTGAAGATGTGGGGGCTGATTACGCCAAAGCGGTCCGCTTGGCCAGGGAAGTGGGATATTCCAAAGTTCAGGTATTTTCCGCAAGAAAGGCTGAAAAATACCCTTTAAAAAATGGCCGTTGA
- a CDS encoding amino acid ABC transporter ATP-binding protein, with amino-acid sequence MNLLEIKNIRKSFEELEVLKDISLTVKKGQVLAIIGPSGSGKSTLLRCATLLERVDSGSIYYKGEPMVVNNRNGQAVYSEPAQLKKIRSYFGLVFQNFNLFPHFSVLRNITEAPIHVAGQRKEQALETALDLLRQMGLEDKAEAYPYQLSGGQQQRVSIARALALQPDVLFFDEPTSALDPELTGEILKVIRELAGKHMTMVIVTHEMDFAREVADHIIFMDGGVIVEQGKAFDLVNNPQQERTKLFLKRLGAE; translated from the coding sequence ATGAATTTACTTGAGATAAAAAATATCCGTAAATCCTTCGAAGAGTTAGAGGTATTAAAAGATATTTCTCTGACCGTAAAAAAGGGACAAGTGCTGGCCATTATCGGACCTTCCGGCTCAGGAAAGTCCACTTTGCTTCGTTGTGCCACATTGCTGGAAAGAGTGGATTCCGGCAGTATCTACTATAAAGGGGAACCCATGGTCGTCAATAACAGAAATGGACAAGCGGTCTATTCTGAGCCGGCGCAATTGAAGAAAATCCGCTCCTATTTTGGTCTGGTTTTTCAAAACTTTAATTTGTTTCCCCATTTTTCAGTGCTGAGGAATATTACCGAAGCACCCATTCATGTAGCCGGCCAAAGGAAGGAGCAGGCCCTGGAAACCGCTCTTGATTTACTGCGGCAAATGGGCTTAGAAGATAAAGCGGAGGCCTACCCCTATCAATTGTCCGGCGGTCAGCAGCAGCGTGTTTCCATAGCGCGGGCACTGGCCCTGCAGCCCGATGTTTTATTTTTTGATGAACCTACCAGCGCCTTGGACCCGGAGCTGACGGGCGAGATTCTTAAAGTGATTCGGGAGCTGGCCGGCAAGCATATGACCATGGTGATTGTTACCCATGAGATGGACTTTGCCAGAGAAGTGGCCGATCATATCATCTTTATGGACGGCGGCGTGATTGTAGAGCAGGGCAAGGCCTTTGACCTGGTCAATAATCCGCAGCAGGAAAGAACCAAATTGTTCCTGAAGCGATTGGGAGCAGAATAA
- a CDS encoding amino acid ABC transporter permease, translated as MGNGFLSDEMSAILSQLTAGLFTTVEIFILTLVLSMPLGLLVAFGRMSKNPFLRWIIKIYISIMRGTPLMLQLMMVYFGPYYIFEVSISSEYRFYAVLIGFVLNYAAYFAEIFRGGIESMPAGQYEAAQVLGFGRVQTFFRIILPQVIKRILPAITNEVITLVKDTSLATVISVGEMFTAAKALASSQVSVLPFIVAGVFYYIMNYVVAWIMEGFEKRMNYFK; from the coding sequence ATGGGAAACGGTTTTTTATCCGATGAAATGTCGGCCATCCTTAGTCAGTTGACTGCGGGATTATTCACCACGGTAGAAATTTTTATCTTAACATTGGTTCTGTCAATGCCACTAGGATTACTAGTGGCATTTGGCCGAATGTCAAAAAATCCATTTTTGCGCTGGATCATTAAGATCTATATTTCGATTATGCGCGGTACGCCGCTGATGCTGCAACTGATGATGGTTTACTTTGGACCTTACTATATTTTTGAGGTATCCATCAGCAGCGAATACAGATTTTATGCTGTTTTAATCGGTTTTGTACTGAATTACGCCGCCTATTTTGCAGAGATATTTCGTGGAGGCATCGAGTCAATGCCCGCCGGACAATATGAGGCAGCGCAGGTACTGGGATTTGGCAGAGTACAGACCTTTTTCCGGATTATTTTGCCACAGGTTATCAAACGGATATTGCCGGCCATAACCAACGAAGTGATTACGCTGGTCAAAGACACCTCCCTGGCAACGGTTATCTCTGTGGGAGAGATGTTTACTGCGGCAAAGGCCCTGGCGTCCTCACAAGTATCCGTTCTTCCCTTTATTGTGGCCGGAGTATTTTATTACATTATGAATTATGTGGTGGCATGGATCATGGAAGGCTTTGAGAAACGAATGAATTATTTTAAATAG